A region of Cygnus atratus isolate AKBS03 ecotype Queensland, Australia chromosome 33, CAtr_DNAZoo_HiC_assembly, whole genome shotgun sequence DNA encodes the following proteins:
- the LOC118260275 gene encoding C-type lectin domain family 2 member B-like isoform X1, protein MGKGAQEKTHPDQEEVLSPPRDEEKQYKWDFSPHGMQRKCCHVQRLLTPLCVVLSLLVFVLLAALIVVQLQSHSPHPQFSHVCPATWIGFQSKCYYFSENETNWKTSLENCKALEASLTSIDSQEELDFIMRYKGEANYWFGLHEDGDGQWRWTNGTAFNTWFVVRGGGPCAYLNQEKISSGLCHTEKYWICSRPNNYVLWRQKIYPE, encoded by the exons ATGGGGAAAGGAGCCCAAGAAAAAACACACCCCGACCAAGAAGAAGTGCTGAGCCCTccaagagatgaggaaaaacaatacaaatgGG ACTTCAGCCCCCATGGGATGCAAAGGAAATGTTGTCATGTACAAAGGCTCCTCACTCCACTGTGTGTGGTGCTGAGTCTCCTTGTCTTCGTTCTGCTGGCGGCCTTGATTG ttgTGCAGCTGCAGTCTCACTCACCACATCCCCAGTTCTCCCACGTGTGCCCAGCCACGTGGATCGGCTTCCAAAGCAAGTGCTACTATTTCTCAGAGAATGAAACCAACTGGAAGACCAGCTTGGAAAACTGCAAGGCCTTGGAAGCCTCCCTGACCTCCATAGACAGCCAGGAGGAACTG GATTTCATCATGCGCTACAAGGGCGAAGCAAACTACTGGTTCGGGCTGCACGAGGATGGCGACGGCCAGTGGAGGTGGACCAACGGCACAGCCTTCAACACCTG GTTTGTGGTGCGAGGAGGTGGCCCTTGTGCGTACCTAAACCAGGAGAAGATCAGCTCAGGCCTCTGCCACACGGAGAAATACTGGATCTGCAGCAGACCCAACAACTACGTCCTCTGGAGGCAAAAGATTTACCCCGAATAA
- the LOC118260275 gene encoding C-type lectin domain family 2 member B-like isoform X2 has protein sequence MGKGAQEKTHPDQEEVLSPPRDEEKQYKWVVQLQSHSPHPQFSHVCPATWIGFQSKCYYFSENETNWKTSLENCKALEASLTSIDSQEELDFIMRYKGEANYWFGLHEDGDGQWRWTNGTAFNTWFVVRGGGPCAYLNQEKISSGLCHTEKYWICSRPNNYVLWRQKIYPE, from the exons ATGGGGAAAGGAGCCCAAGAAAAAACACACCCCGACCAAGAAGAAGTGCTGAGCCCTccaagagatgaggaaaaacaatacaaatgGG ttgTGCAGCTGCAGTCTCACTCACCACATCCCCAGTTCTCCCACGTGTGCCCAGCCACGTGGATCGGCTTCCAAAGCAAGTGCTACTATTTCTCAGAGAATGAAACCAACTGGAAGACCAGCTTGGAAAACTGCAAGGCCTTGGAAGCCTCCCTGACCTCCATAGACAGCCAGGAGGAACTG GATTTCATCATGCGCTACAAGGGCGAAGCAAACTACTGGTTCGGGCTGCACGAGGATGGCGACGGCCAGTGGAGGTGGACCAACGGCACAGCCTTCAACACCTG GTTTGTGGTGCGAGGAGGTGGCCCTTGTGCGTACCTAAACCAGGAGAAGATCAGCTCAGGCCTCTGCCACACGGAGAAATACTGGATCTGCAGCAGACCCAACAACTACGTCCTCTGGAGGCAAAAGATTTACCCCGAATAA